One Gossypium raimondii isolate GPD5lz chromosome 3, ASM2569854v1, whole genome shotgun sequence genomic window carries:
- the LOC105793875 gene encoding ycf20-like protein isoform X1, producing MTTTTRLSRNANFSIFKLSNSSDAALNLGPCSHKNVCFFGWKLHSQPCFIHVNNFRKMEWSVRSNVDASGFDPSSSNGGRPRLIRAIQGIQTKLGVRIQELRKNLPMKILFFLVGFYCATAFATFIGQTGDWDILSAALAVFVVEGIGALMYRASLPLLNNVRNLITIFNYWKAGLSLGLFLDSFKYELDKITGFSNPLSFDLDVFALFV from the exons ATGACCACGACAACCAGGTTGTCTCGGAATgctaatttttccatttttaagcTTTCCAATTCAAGTGATGCGGCTTTGAATCTCGGACCATGCTCTCATAAGAATGTTTGCTTCTTTGGATGGAAGCTCCATTCTCAGCCATGTTTCATTCATGTCAATAATTTCAG GAAAATGGAATGGTCTGTTAGAAGCAATGTGGATGCCAGTGGGTTTGATCCTTCTTCCAGCAACGGTGGGCGGCCCAGATTAATTAGGGCCATCCAAGGTATTCAAACCAAACTAGGTGTGAGGATTCAGGAGCTAAGGAAAAATCTCCCCATGAAGATACTCTTTTTCTTGGTAGGATTTTATTGTGCAACAGCGTTTGCAACTTTTATTGGGCAGACAGGTGACTGGGATATTCTATCTGCTGCCTTGGCTGTGTTTGTTGTAGAGGGTATAGGAGCCCTCATGTATAGGGCCTCTCTTCCTCTACTCAACAATGTTAGGAATCTGATCACCATATTTAACTATTGGAAAGCTGGCCTTTCTCTTGGTCTCTTCTTGGATTCATTTAAGTATGAATTGGATAAGATTACTGGCTTTAGCAATCCCTTGAGTTTTGACCTGGATGTGTTTGCTCTATTCGTGTAG
- the LOC105793875 gene encoding uncharacterized protein LOC105793875 isoform X2, which translates to MTTTTRLSRNANFSIFKLSNSSDAALNLGPCSHKNVCFFGWKLHSQPCFIHVNNFRKMEWSVRSNVDASGFDPSSSNGGRPRLIRAIQGIQTKLGVRIQELRKNLPMKILFFLPAAVTICCYGNISCIYHEKYNTSESRLESMHGPTPLVATHAL; encoded by the exons ATGACCACGACAACCAGGTTGTCTCGGAATgctaatttttccatttttaagcTTTCCAATTCAAGTGATGCGGCTTTGAATCTCGGACCATGCTCTCATAAGAATGTTTGCTTCTTTGGATGGAAGCTCCATTCTCAGCCATGTTTCATTCATGTCAATAATTTCAG GAAAATGGAATGGTCTGTTAGAAGCAATGTGGATGCCAGTGGGTTTGATCCTTCTTCCAGCAACGGTGGGCGGCCCAGATTAATTAGGGCCATCCAAGGTATTCAAACCAAACTAGGTGTGAGGATTCAGGAGCTAAGGAAAAATCTCCCCATGAAGATACTCTTTTTCTTG CCTGCTGCTGTTACTATATGCTGTTATGGTAACATATCATGCATCTATCATGAGAAATACAACACAAGTGAGTCAAGACTTGAATCCATGCATGGCCCCACACCTCTGGTTGCCACTCATGCCCTTTGA